The genomic segment AGGAAGCCAAAGCGGAACAGCAGCGGGCAAATTAAATGCAAGTAATAAACCAGTTACCACAGCACTAAGATCTCCTATTGTAATTTTTCTATGAGTTAGTTTCTGCCATAAAGCCTCTGCCGCAATACATGATAGCACAGATACCAATGTAACTAAAAATGCTTGCATTCCAAAAAAATATATGCCGGCAAAGGTAGCAGGTAGTAATGCTATTATTACGTCTCTCATTATGCCCTGCACAGAATCATTTGATTTTATGTGTGGGGATGAAGATACTGTATACATATAAGTCACCTCTATCTATTTTTTTCGTCTATTGATATTTACTGTTTGTTTACCTTCACGGCAAGTTTGAGTTAAATGACGTTTTGCTGGGCATACATAAGAGCAACAAGCACACTCAATGCAATCCATACCATGGTATTCTTCAAATTCATCGTACTTACCTCTTAAAACTAAAGAGTTAAGTTTTGTAGGGTTTAAAAACATAGGACAAGCGTTCATGCATTTTCCACATCTTATGCAGCTAGATTCTTGTTCTAATTTAGCTTGCTGTTTTGTTAAACAAAGTATCCCCGAGGTTCCTTTAATAACGGGAGTTTTTAATGAACTTAAAGCCATTCCCATCATAGGTCCACCGGATATTACTTTAACGGGGTCTTCTTTAAATCCACCAGCAGCCTCGATAACTTCTTCTATAGAAGTTCCAAATTTTACTCTTAAATTAAGTGGTTCTTTAACTGCTTCTCCGGTTACGGTTAGTACTCGCTCCATAAGTGGTCTACCGTTTACTACAGCGTTATATATCTCAAACACAGAATCAACATTTTGAACTATGCATCCAACGTCTGCAGGGAGCTTACCAGAAGGTAATTCTCTACCAGTAATTGCATAAATTAATTGTTTTTCTGCACCTTGAGGATATTTTGTAATAAGTGGAGTAACTTGTACATTATCCATGCTTTTGCAAGCTTTTTTCATAGCTTCAATTGCATCAGGCTTATTATCTTCTATTCCAACATATCCCTTTACACCAGGGAACATTTGAAGAATAATTTTTAAGCCGAGAGCTATTTCAGTGGATTTTTCCATCATCATTCTGTAATCGCAAGTTAAATATGGTTCACACTCTGCAGCATTTATTATAATGCTGTCGATAATTTTTCCCTCTGGAGGAGTAAGCTTAATATGTGTAGGAAAACATGCCCCACCCATACCTACTATACCAGCTTCTTTAATGATAGTTACGATTTCATTTTTTGATAGCTTTTCATAATCATTGTGAGGTGTCATAGTTAGCACTTCTTCATAAGTGTTATCGTTTTCGATAATGGCAGACAATACCATTGTTCCATTACTATGTAGCCACGGCGCTACGTCTTTTACAGTTCCAGATACGCTTGAATATATTGGCGCAGATACAAAAGCTTTGGATTCACCTATTTTTTGTCCCACCAATACTTTATCACCTTTTTTTACTAAAGGTTCGCAAGGTGCACCTATATGTTGTTGCATAGGAAATACTAAGTTGCCCTTTGGAAGCAAATCTTGAATTGCTTTGTGCATACTTAAGTCTTTACTACCACTCGGGTGAATACCTTTTTTAAAAGTCAAAAGTCCCATAATAAACCTCCTTGTAGTTCTCTGAGAGGCATAACAATTATCAATTGTTACCCTCTTTAGTGGTTTATAGTAGTATAACAATAATTAACTGTTATACTACTATAAAATTATAGCTAAGATTGTAAAAAATAAAAAAGTGTAAAAGCTTAATGCAGTTACAACTAAAATCCACTATACCATATATATTATACCTTTTGTATGTATAAAAGAATACCTTTTATGAAAAAAAACTTTTATGAAAAAGTGAGATTATTCCAATAACTCCACTGGTATAAAATGTGTTCTTAAGGAATATTACAATGAAAAATATAAGATTAATATGGTATACTTAATATGGATAATAAACTATATTTACGAGAAAATATAATTGAAAAGGTAAGGTGAATATGGAGAATAATAGTTTGAATAATTTGGAGATCCAAAGTGTGAATTTAGACATTAATGAGGATATCATAAATAGTTTAAAAACAAAGATTTATAAAAGAAGCAAATTTGAATATAATTCTAATGTTGTTACTATTCCCAATTATTTTTATAGGTTTATAGGTATAAAAAATAATGAGAAAGATTACTATGAAAATTTACATAGTTTAGACAGTGAATTAAAGAAAATAGGGTCATGTTACATACGGTTTGGTGAGGGATTAGATAAAGACATTAGCATAAGACTTCAAAATGTATTAAATGACATTTGGATAAAAGTATTCAAAAGAGAAGTTCTAGATGTATCCTTAATTATAAATTTAATAAGTGATAATGGACTTTTTCCGAATTTATCTAATAAAGTTTTGCTCAGACAAATTAAAAATAATTTAAAGGGACTAATAGAGTATTATATTAAGAGCAATGAAATAATTGATAATCATAAAATTAAAGTTATTATCAATTATGTGATTCATTGGATAAATATTTATTCTAAAGAGTTATTCGAAGAGTTTGATTATATGAAAATTAATCCTAAGGTAGTCTTTTATGGAGAAATTTCAAGAGAAGAAGTTTTTTATTTAATATTATTATCAACCTTGGGTTGCGATATTTTATACTTTAATCCGAAAAACGCTGGAGCTTTTCATGAAATTGATAAATATAATGCTTTTTCAAATGAAATTGTTTATAATTGTAACTATGAAATAAAACCGTTCCCTTCTAATATTGAGGATAGAATTAAGACCACTGCATACAATGCTAAAGAAGAGATTAATAAGACATTGTATACGGATGATTCTGGGTTTTATAGACCGTGGCAGTTTTCAGATTATAATGTAGAGGCAGTAACCCTTAATACTACATATGAGGAAATATATATTTGGATTAAGGAAAAGGCATACATAAGGGAAGGGTTTAAGGTTAAAGACTCAACTGTAGTCGTGCCCAACATGTTCTCAAAAATTTGTGGCACTCATGAAAATATTGATATTTACTGGAAGGAAATTAACGAGGTATCAACTGGGAAATTTACTAAGTTTTATAATGAACTACCTATAATGGATGTAGTACATTTGGAATATGGAAAATTTAATAAAATATACCCGAGTAATATTTTTTCAGGGTTCAATGTTTCGGAAATGCTTAATTCATCTTGGTGGAAATACAAGGAGCTCAGGTCTGGACTTCAAAAAACTATGGCAGAGAAAATTAAAGACTTATGCCTTAATCCTGTAATAATAAACGTTGAACAGGAAGATTTAAGGGATTTGCAAGTGGATATTTTCTCAGTGTTAATAAATTTAGATACAACATTACTTGAATTACTGCAAGCATATGATTACCCAGAAGAAGTTCCTAAAATTGTAGTTTATAATAATGAAGAAAATGGGAACTTATCTTTCGAAGATTGTATAATGCTTGCCTTTATGAATTCTATGGGAATAGATATAATTATATATAACCCTTCAGGGTATAACGACATAGAAAATTTTATATTTCCTGAGAAATATGACATTCATAGATTAGAAAATGTAAGTTTTAAGTTGCATTTTAAAAAACATGTTGAGAAGAAGAAAGGTTTTTTTGAAAATTTGTTCCGTAGTTAATATTTTGATAGTTGAAAAGTGAAAGCTGATTTTTATGCTATAGCACAAAAATCTTAAAAATAAGTTAGAAAAACATAGGCGCACGAGATATTAGGGGGAGAAAAACATGGAAAAAAATAATCAAATACTTAAAATCGAGGATGAAAACATTGAAGATAAGGCTATAAAGCAAAAAGCAATAAGCATAAGTCGGCAGCTTAAAGTCTCACCACAAGTGATGCAAATTGCAGCCAATATAAATATTAAAGATGCAAATGCAATATTAGAATTTGGAAATGAACCGGCTCAGCAAATATCAAAATTTGCGGATCAAATATTAAATTCTATTAAAAGCAGTAGTGTTGAAGACTCAGGTGTTATGATAAAAGAACTTACAAGTATAATGAAGAAATTTGATAAGCAAGATTTTGAGGAAAACAAAACGGGTTTCCTTGCAAAGCTATTTAGTAAACCAGGTAAGGCAATTGACAAAATGATGGGTAAGTATAAAACCATCGGAGGAGAAATAGACAAAATTTACACGGCGCTTAGTGGTTATAAGGCGGAAATAAATAGTTCTAACTTATCACTTGAAAACTTATATAATCAGAATTTTGAGTATTATGGAGAATTAGAAAAATACATTGCAGCAGGAAATATGGTTGTTGAAAAAAATGAAAATGGAGATATTCCTAGACTTGAGGCGTTAGCAGCGAGTGGTGAACAAATAAATATGATAAATTACGAGAATGCTAAAGCCACTGTTGAAATGTTAAAACAGAGAATTTATGATTTGGAAATGGCTAAGATGGTATCATTACAAACTGCCCCTCAAATTAAAATGATTCAAAGAGGAAATTATAAGTTGATATCTAAAGTTCATTCTGCTTTTATAATAACTATACCTGTATTCAAAAATGGAATAATTCAAGCTATTGCTTTAAAAAAGCAAAAGCTAGTATCGGATTCTTTAGCAGAGCTTGACAGAACTACTAATGAATTATTAATGAAAAATGCCGAAAATATAAGAAGTCAAAGTGTTGACATAGCGAAACTCGCTGGAGGAACAAGTGTAAAAATAGAAACGCTAGAGAAAACTTGGAATACTATTATGCAAGGGATAGAGGAAACAAAGAACATTGAAGATGAGAATAAAAAATTAAGAGAAGCCGGAATAGTTAAATTACATGATATGACAGAAAAACTAAAACAAAAATCTTTAAGCTAATTAATTATAATAGAGCGTTTTAAACTAAACGAAAGATTTAAAGGTGATTATATGGATCTGTTTGAATTACAAGCACAAAAGAACTTACAAAAAGAAGCACCGCTCGCTGAGAGATTAAAACCTGAAAAATTAGAAGACTATGTAGGGCAAGAGCATATTTTAAGCAAGGGAAAGCTTTTACACCGAGCTATAAAAGCGGATAAGATAACTTCGTTACTACTTTATGGTCCGTCAGGTACAGGTAAAACTAGCTTGGCTAAAGTTATTGCAAATACAACGAAATCTAATTTTGTTAGACTTAATGCTGTAACAGATGGGCTAAAAGAATTAAGAGAAGTGGTAGCTGACGCTAAGAATAATTTAGGCATGTACAATACTAAAACCATATTATTTATAGATGAAATTCATAGATTTAATAAAGCTCAACAGGATGCATTGTTACCTTTTGTAGAAAAAGGCACAATAGTTTTAATTGGAGCAACTACGGAAAATCCGTATTTTGAAGTCAATAATGCATTAATATCTAGATCTATGCTATTTAAATTAGAACCATTAAGGAAAAAACATATTGAAAAGATTATTGCACGTGCGCTTGTTGATAAAGAAGTAGGATTTGGGAACACCGATATTTGTATGGAGAGTGAAGCTATAAGTTATCTTGCAGATATGGCAAATGGCGATGCAAGACGTGCACTTAATGCTTTGGAATTATCAGTACTCACTACGGATAGAGATGAAGATGGTAAAATAAAAATAACCCTTGCAGTTGTTCAGGAATGTCTCCAAAAAAAGCATATAAAATATGATAAGAATAGAGACGAGCATTATGATGTAATTTCTGCGTTTATTAAAAGTATGCGAGGATCGGACCCTGATGCTACAGTACATTACCTTGCTAGAATGATATACGCTGGGGAGGATCCAAAGTTTATTGCCAGGAGAATTGTAATAGCTGCATCCGAGGATGTGGGAAATGCTGATCCTATTGCGCTACTCGTAGCAAATAATGCAGCACAAGCGGTTCAGTTTATAGGCATGCCAGAAGCAAGAATTATTTTAGCACAGGCTGCAATTTATATAGCTTCAGCTCCCAAAAGTAATGCATCTTATATGGCTATAAATAATGCAATTAAAGATGTAGAAGAAAAAAATATAGGGGAAATACCTGTACATCTAAGGGATCAAAGTTATAGTGGTGCAAAGAAACTAGGACATGGAGTAGGATATTTGTACCCGCATGATTATGAGGGGAATTATGTAGCGCAGCAATATTTGCCTGATGACCTAATTGGCAAAGTATATTATGAAGCCCTTGACAATGGATATGAGAAAAAAATTAAAGAACGCCTTAAGTCACATTCAAACAAATGAAGCAGATAACATAAACTTAGGTTTATGTTATCTGCCTCATTTGTTTGAATGCGCAAAAAAAAGTATATATTACGTATAATGCATTTAAGCGAGCTTTAGAACTTCTTGTTTTATTTTTAATTAAGATGCGTTAAGAAAAACATATGTTTGAGCGACAGCGAGTTTATGTTTTTAAGCAGATTAACTAAAAATAAAATTAGTAGTTCTTAGCGAAGTGAACGCATTAATAGTAATATATACTTGTTTATTTTTTATTTGAAAATATTTTTTTTATAATAGTTAAAATATCTACTATATATACTAAATATTTTTCAAAATATTCTGTTGTACCAATGGCAGAGGCAGTTGTTTTAACTACTACTTCAGTAACATCTTTTATGTTGTCTGTTACCTCATATAAGTTTTTAAATGTTTTTGGTAAAACAGACAATATTTCATCTATATTATCTTCATTTTTTTCGATAATTGAGTTTACACTTGATATAGTTTTAATAAGTTTTAATAACCCTATTATAAGTATAATTAAAATGACTACACCAAGAAAAAGCAATAAGCCTTGTCCTAATTTAAAAAAGTTTATATACATTAATAACACCACTATTCTATAAAATTTTGATTATTTTTTAGTTTCATTTTCAACTATAACAGGTTGTCCTACAACGGTATCTAAATCTTCATTGTCAGTTATAGTCATATCATCTTTTGTTTCAGAAATTACTTTTGAAGTCTTTTTTTCATTTAAATATTGAGAAACTTTAAATTTAGCATCTGTTACACTATCTTTGGCATCTGAGACTTTACTGTTAAGAGATTCTTTAAGGTCAGCACTTTTTTGTTTAATTTTAATTTTAGCATCTGTTACACTATCTTTAGCATCAGAGACTTTATTATTAATAGTTCTCGTAAGCTCTTTTGATGAACGAGCAATATCTTCTCTAGTTTCTTTTCCGGATTTTGGCGAAAAAAGTAAACCACCTAATAAACCACTAAGACTTCCAGCTGCGGTACCAATAAGTATTTTTTTTGCAGCTTTAATTCTTAATTTTCTTTCTTTTTCTTTTTTTTGTTTTTTATACCAATTTGAAAATATCATAAATGTTTCCCCCTCTAAATATAAAAACATTATATGGTTGTATATTATACAATATGTAGACTTTTGTCAATACATATAGGAAATGTAAAAAAATATACTGACAAGTACAAATTAAAACAAAAAGATTAGGACTTAGTTTTACACTAGGTCCTAATCTTTTTTGTTTTCATATGATTAATTAGAGCTTACAACCATTTGTGCAATATTATTTGAATGGTCTCCAACTCTTTCAAGATTGGTTAATAGTTCTAGATACACAGAGCTACCAGCAGGAGTGCATTCAAGGCGACTTAACCTAGATATATGCTCCTTTTTAAGCTGTCTTTCCATGGTATCTATCTTTTTTTCTACGTTCATTGCTTTGCGAGCAGATTCTAAGTCGGAATTTTCTAAAGCGGCTATTGCGTTATCAACACAGTATTTTACAGTTTCAAACATATATGTAACATCAGATAGTGATTTTTCTGAAAAAATGAGTTTATTAACCATTCTGCTTTTAGCAAGCTCACCTAAGTTGTCAGCATGATCTCCAATTCTCTCTATATCATTTACAACATTGTAAAGAGAAGTAATAATTTCAGATTGATGTTCGGATAGAGATGTGTTTGAAAGCGACACCATATAACTAGTTATTTCTCTCTCAAGATAGTTAATTGTAACCTCATGATCAATAACTGAGTTCATCATTTTTTCATCACAATTAAGGAAAGATTGCATCGCATTAGAAAGATTTACCGAGGCTAATTGACCCATTCTAGTAACTTCCTTAATAAGTTGTCCAACTGCGATAGAAGGAGTTTCCAGTAGTCTTCGATCTAAGTATTCGAGTACTAGAGCAGATGATTTTTCATCCTCACCAGGTACTAATTTATTAACAATTTTAACTAAAGCATTTATAAACCAAACTTGTATAAACACATTTGATACATTAAATAATGTGTGAGCATTTGCAATTTGTCTTTGAACATCTCCACCAAACATCGGAACAATTTTTAATACTAACTTGAAAGCTACCATAAATATTAATGTGCCTGTAAAGTTAAAAATCAAATGTAACAGTGCAGCTCTTTTAGCATTTTTAGTTGTGCCTATACTTGCAAGTAGTGCAGTAGCACAGGTTCCAATATTATCCCCGAAAAGTATCGGAAGTGCAACAGCAAGCGTTATACTACTATTTGAAGCAAGTGCCATTAATATTCCAATAGTAGCACTACTACTTTGAATTGTTGCTGTCATACAAAGACCAACAATAACTCCCATGAACGGGTGCTTTCCTAAAACTAAAATAAGATTCTTGAAGCTATCTAGTTCACTTAAAGGACTCATAGCAGTTTCCATCATTGACATACCAACAAATAATATACCGAAACCCAAAACAATCTCGCCAATGTCTTTAGTTTTCTTATTCTTGCAAAATAAAACTAAAGCAGCACCTATTGCAAGAACAAAGGGTGCGACATCTGTAAGTTTAAAGGCTATAAGTTGAGCAGTCATTGTAGTACCAACATTTGCTCCCATAATAACCCCAGCAGCTTGGAATAAATTCATAAGCCCTGCATTTACAAAACCTATAGTCATTACTGTAGTAGCACTACTGCTTTGAATAATTGCAGTGACACCTGCACCAACGAGTACAGCGAAAAACCTATTGCTAGTTAGAACCTCTAGCATTTTTTTTAGCTTTTCGCCAGCAGCCTTCTGGAGACCATCGCCCATTAGCTTCATTCCGTATACAAATAGTCCTAAACCACCTAAAAGTTGAAA from the Clostridium sp. CM027 genome contains:
- the rsxC gene encoding electron transport complex subunit RsxC — encoded protein: MGLLTFKKGIHPSGSKDLSMHKAIQDLLPKGNLVFPMQQHIGAPCEPLVKKGDKVLVGQKIGESKAFVSAPIYSSVSGTVKDVAPWLHSNGTMVLSAIIENDNTYEEVLTMTPHNDYEKLSKNEIVTIIKEAGIVGMGGACFPTHIKLTPPEGKIIDSIIINAAECEPYLTCDYRMMMEKSTEIALGLKIILQMFPGVKGYVGIEDNKPDAIEAMKKACKSMDNVQVTPLITKYPQGAEKQLIYAITGRELPSGKLPADVGCIVQNVDSVFEIYNAVVNGRPLMERVLTVTGEAVKEPLNLRVKFGTSIEEVIEAAGGFKEDPVKVISGGPMMGMALSSLKTPVIKGTSGILCLTKQQAKLEQESSCIRCGKCMNACPMFLNPTKLNSLVLRGKYDEFEEYHGMDCIECACCSYVCPAKRHLTQTCREGKQTVNINRRKK
- a CDS encoding YceG family protein, which codes for MNNLEIQSVNLDINEDIINSLKTKIYKRSKFEYNSNVVTIPNYFYRFIGIKNNEKDYYENLHSLDSELKKIGSCYIRFGEGLDKDISIRLQNVLNDIWIKVFKREVLDVSLIINLISDNGLFPNLSNKVLLRQIKNNLKGLIEYYIKSNEIIDNHKIKVIINYVIHWINIYSKELFEEFDYMKINPKVVFYGEISREEVFYLILLSTLGCDILYFNPKNAGAFHEIDKYNAFSNEIVYNCNYEIKPFPSNIEDRIKTTAYNAKEEINKTLYTDDSGFYRPWQFSDYNVEAVTLNTTYEEIYIWIKEKAYIREGFKVKDSTVVVPNMFSKICGTHENIDIYWKEINEVSTGKFTKFYNELPIMDVVHLEYGKFNKIYPSNIFSGFNVSEMLNSSWWKYKELRSGLQKTMAEKIKDLCLNPVIINVEQEDLRDLQVDIFSVLINLDTTLLELLQAYDYPEEVPKIVVYNNEENGNLSFEDCIMLAFMNSMGIDIIIYNPSGYNDIENFIFPEKYDIHRLENVSFKLHFKKHVEKKKGFFENLFRS
- a CDS encoding toxic anion resistance protein — its product is MEKNNQILKIEDENIEDKAIKQKAISISRQLKVSPQVMQIAANINIKDANAILEFGNEPAQQISKFADQILNSIKSSSVEDSGVMIKELTSIMKKFDKQDFEENKTGFLAKLFSKPGKAIDKMMGKYKTIGGEIDKIYTALSGYKAEINSSNLSLENLYNQNFEYYGELEKYIAAGNMVVEKNENGDIPRLEALAASGEQINMINYENAKATVEMLKQRIYDLEMAKMVSLQTAPQIKMIQRGNYKLISKVHSAFIITIPVFKNGIIQAIALKKQKLVSDSLAELDRTTNELLMKNAENIRSQSVDIAKLAGGTSVKIETLEKTWNTIMQGIEETKNIEDENKKLREAGIVKLHDMTEKLKQKSLS
- a CDS encoding replication-associated recombination protein A; the protein is MDLFELQAQKNLQKEAPLAERLKPEKLEDYVGQEHILSKGKLLHRAIKADKITSLLLYGPSGTGKTSLAKVIANTTKSNFVRLNAVTDGLKELREVVADAKNNLGMYNTKTILFIDEIHRFNKAQQDALLPFVEKGTIVLIGATTENPYFEVNNALISRSMLFKLEPLRKKHIEKIIARALVDKEVGFGNTDICMESEAISYLADMANGDARRALNALELSVLTTDRDEDGKIKITLAVVQECLQKKHIKYDKNRDEHYDVISAFIKSMRGSDPDATVHYLARMIYAGEDPKFIARRIVIAASEDVGNADPIALLVANNAAQAVQFIGMPEARIILAQAAIYIASAPKSNASYMAINNAIKDVEEKNIGEIPVHLRDQSYSGAKKLGHGVGYLYPHDYEGNYVAQQYLPDDLIGKVYYEALDNGYEKKIKERLKSHSNK
- a CDS encoding YtxH domain-containing protein; the encoded protein is MIFSNWYKKQKKEKERKLRIKAAKKILIGTAAGSLSGLLGGLLFSPKSGKETREDIARSSKELTRTINNKVSDAKDSVTDAKIKIKQKSADLKESLNSKVSDAKDSVTDAKFKVSQYLNEKKTSKVISETKDDMTITDNEDLDTVVGQPVIVENETKK
- a CDS encoding Na/Pi cotransporter family protein; this translates as MDYKMIFQLLGGLGLFVYGMKLMGDGLQKAAGEKLKKMLEVLTSNRFFAVLVGAGVTAIIQSSSATTVMTIGFVNAGLMNLFQAAGVIMGANVGTTMTAQLIAFKLTDVAPFVLAIGAALVLFCKNKKTKDIGEIVLGFGILFVGMSMMETAMSPLSELDSFKNLILVLGKHPFMGVIVGLCMTATIQSSSATIGILMALASNSSITLAVALPILFGDNIGTCATALLASIGTTKNAKRAALLHLIFNFTGTLIFMVAFKLVLKIVPMFGGDVQRQIANAHTLFNVSNVFIQVWFINALVKIVNKLVPGEDEKSSALVLEYLDRRLLETPSIAVGQLIKEVTRMGQLASVNLSNAMQSFLNCDEKMMNSVIDHEVTINYLEREITSYMVSLSNTSLSEHQSEIITSLYNVVNDIERIGDHADNLGELAKSRMVNKLIFSEKSLSDVTYMFETVKYCVDNAIAALENSDLESARKAMNVEKKIDTMERQLKKEHISRLSRLECTPAGSSVYLELLTNLERVGDHSNNIAQMVVSSN